A single genomic interval of Adhaeribacter pallidiroseus harbors:
- a CDS encoding alpha/beta fold hydrolase: MKTKFLPFWATGVLLPLLLLISCKDDLENTKINSTKTYLLVHGASHGAWAWKKVAPLLQTQGHRVLAIDLPGHGNDQSPPEKVTLDDYVRQVVDVAKAQPGPVILVGHSAGGVTIAQAAERLGVAKVEKLIFLDAFLPQNGESVFSLAAKFIPPPGTGKPTFTDSFIFDQTGATFTLDTAKVVNFLYHDCSAKDIAFAKANLGKQPVAPFATPVQVTEAIYGVIPKYYIVCTEARNGNMSEMAKNVSVNKVVTLATSHSPFFSRPEALLDLLISFNTNY, from the coding sequence ATGAAAACAAAGTTTCTGCCCTTTTGGGCAACCGGGGTACTATTGCCTTTATTACTGCTGATCTCCTGTAAAGATGATCTGGAAAATACAAAAATTAATTCAACCAAGACTTACCTGTTGGTGCACGGGGCCAGCCACGGAGCGTGGGCCTGGAAGAAAGTAGCGCCCCTTTTACAAACCCAGGGCCATCGGGTTTTGGCAATTGACTTACCTGGTCACGGTAACGATCAATCCCCGCCGGAAAAGGTTACGCTGGACGATTATGTGCGCCAAGTAGTGGATGTGGCAAAGGCGCAGCCCGGACCCGTTATTTTGGTGGGCCATTCTGCCGGTGGCGTTACCATTGCCCAAGCGGCGGAGCGGTTGGGAGTTGCCAAGGTAGAGAAGTTGATTTTTCTGGATGCGTTCCTGCCCCAAAACGGAGAGTCTGTTTTTTCGCTGGCTGCCAAATTTATACCTCCTCCGGGAACGGGCAAACCTACTTTCACCGATAGTTTTATCTTCGACCAAACGGGAGCTACTTTTACTTTAGATACTGCTAAAGTAGTTAACTTTCTTTATCACGACTGTTCGGCCAAAGATATTGCGTTTGCGAAAGCAAATCTGGGTAAGCAACCAGTAGCCCCGTTCGCTACACCGGTGCAGGTTACCGAGGCTATTTACGGGGTTATTCCTAAATATTACATTGTTTGTACGGAAGCCCGAAATGGAAATATGTCCGAAATGGCGAAAAATGTATCCGTCAACAAAGTAGTTACATTAGCCACTAGTCATTCGCCCTTCTTTTCCCGGCCGGAAGCCTTGCTTGACCTGCTGATTAGTTTCAATACTAACTATTAA
- a CDS encoding alpha/beta fold hydrolase: protein MIHNAFSPSSKTYLFVHGAWHGAWCWNKVIPLVQAKEHKAIAVELPGHGPDNGRISQISLNDYVNAVVKTANDQIGPVILVGHSMAGIVIAQAAEKLGSKKVSALIYLDAFLPRNGESLFALVEATLQHLPPHASRKPYLVENIITAEDYQTNWVNPEMAAQIFYHDCSDEDKKFALARISQEPVAPLATPLSLTDEIYGVIPKYFILCTESQDMDKTFLSTHVPCEKVYTLASSHSPFFSMPEKLVEILTELK, encoded by the coding sequence ATGATCCATAATGCATTTTCTCCATCCAGTAAAACTTACCTATTCGTTCACGGAGCCTGGCATGGCGCCTGGTGCTGGAATAAAGTAATTCCGTTGGTACAAGCCAAAGAACATAAGGCCATTGCCGTAGAACTACCGGGGCACGGCCCAGATAATGGGCGTATTTCCCAGATTAGTTTAAATGACTACGTAAACGCAGTAGTAAAAACAGCTAATGACCAAATCGGGCCGGTAATCTTAGTCGGACATTCCATGGCCGGTATCGTTATTGCACAAGCTGCGGAAAAGCTAGGTAGTAAAAAAGTTTCGGCCTTAATTTATCTGGATGCCTTCCTGCCCCGAAACGGGGAATCGCTGTTTGCGTTGGTAGAAGCAACGCTGCAACACTTGCCACCCCATGCCTCCAGAAAACCTTATCTTGTAGAGAATATTATTACTGCGGAGGATTACCAAACTAACTGGGTAAATCCCGAAATGGCCGCGCAGATTTTTTATCACGATTGCTCCGACGAAGATAAAAAGTTTGCCTTAGCCCGGATTTCCCAAGAACCAGTTGCGCCCTTGGCAACTCCCCTTAGTTTAACGGATGAGATTTACGGCGTGATCCCTAAATACTTTATTCTTTGTACGGAAAGTCAAGACATGGATAAGACCTTCCTGTCGACCCACGTGCCTTGTGAGAAAGTGTATACGCTTGCCAGCAGCCATTCTCCTTTTTTCTCCATGCCTGAAAAATTAGTGGAGATACTAACTGAACTAAAATAA
- a CDS encoding SgcJ/EcaC family oxidoreductase has product MATTLISVFLLLAPALAAQHIADSLAILAILQEEVTSWNNGDAPAYAKYFSEHGTFTNIRGMYFTGYKQFFDRHVDLFQGIFSKTVLQQEIISLRFLGSDVAIAETLTWISKFSPTNVPQGVPVDSLGRIYTRLLQVFQKEAGDWMIVAYHNIALKAGTPVPEPE; this is encoded by the coding sequence ATGGCGACCACTTTGATATCCGTATTTCTGCTTTTAGCCCCAGCGCTAGCAGCGCAGCATATTGCCGATTCGCTGGCCATCCTGGCCATCCTTCAGGAAGAAGTAACTTCCTGGAACAATGGCGATGCGCCGGCTTATGCCAAATATTTTTCCGAACACGGAACGTTTACTAATATTCGAGGTATGTATTTTACCGGGTACAAACAATTCTTCGACCGGCACGTGGATTTGTTCCAAGGGATATTTTCAAAAACGGTATTGCAGCAGGAAATAATTTCCCTGCGGTTTTTAGGATCTGATGTGGCCATTGCAGAAACGCTTACCTGGATTTCCAAGTTCTCCCCAACTAATGTGCCTCAAGGAGTACCTGTTGATTCCCTAGGACGGATCTATACGCGACTCCTGCAAGTTTTTCAAAAAGAAGCCGGTGATTGGATGATTGTGGCCTACCATAACATTGCCTTGAAAGCCGGCACTCCGGTTCCGGAACCCGAATGA
- a CDS encoding RNA polymerase sigma factor yields MTPILNYTEWVKAAAVGETTAWNKLHRTFYPGMYVIALPICRNPEVASDVVQEAFIKAYLKLSQLKDSQNFPGWLRQIVTHMSYRALVRHQKNTSLESLALEKEAYWEDEMNRQMEQISSQNQLYSALAQLPDVLHSTLVLRYFSNYQTYEQIAAILAVPIGTVRSRLSEAKRKLEEAWKKHDDASDVHLRENEEWNSFYQSLYGEMHAQESSKIKFINHLQHSQILFPNGKSSSGGQVLENMVEEDRRVGSWLQPVRVFSSGRVSVIEAQHFNSSEHPDHCPPTSVAIINRDKGKASRVFFHPSEK; encoded by the coding sequence ATGACTCCAATCCTCAATTATACCGAATGGGTGAAAGCCGCCGCCGTCGGAGAAACTACCGCCTGGAATAAGCTACATCGCACTTTTTACCCGGGAATGTACGTAATCGCACTTCCTATTTGCCGTAATCCGGAGGTGGCTTCCGATGTGGTGCAGGAAGCCTTTATAAAGGCTTATCTTAAACTTTCTCAGCTAAAGGATTCACAAAATTTTCCTGGTTGGCTCCGGCAAATCGTCACCCACATGAGTTATCGGGCTTTAGTGCGTCATCAAAAAAATACTTCGTTAGAAAGCTTGGCCCTGGAAAAAGAAGCATATTGGGAAGATGAGATGAACCGGCAAATGGAGCAGATTTCTTCCCAAAACCAGCTTTACAGTGCCTTGGCGCAACTACCCGATGTGCTGCATAGCACCTTGGTACTGCGCTATTTTTCTAATTATCAAACGTATGAACAAATCGCCGCTATTTTGGCGGTGCCGATAGGCACCGTGAGAAGCCGCCTGAGTGAGGCCAAACGCAAGCTGGAAGAAGCGTGGAAAAAACACGATGATGCCAGCGATGTTCATCTCCGGGAAAACGAAGAGTGGAATAGTTTCTACCAATCGCTTTACGGGGAGATGCACGCACAGGAAAGCAGCAAAATTAAATTTATAAATCATTTGCAGCATAGCCAGATTTTGTTTCCAAACGGCAAAAGTTCTTCCGGAGGGCAGGTATTAGAAAATATGGTGGAGGAAGATCGCCGGGTAGGTAGCTGGTTGCAACCGGTCCGGGTTTTTAGCAGCGGCCGTGTCTCGGTTATCGAAGCCCAGCACTTTAATTCCAGCGAACACCCGGATCATTGCCCGCCTACGTCGGTAGCTATTATTAACCGGGATAAAGGCAAAGCCAGTCGGGTCTTTTTTCACCCATCGGAAAAATAA